Proteins encoded by one window of Enterobacter hormaechei subsp. xiangfangensis:
- a CDS encoding YccJ family protein encodes MPTQESKAHHVGEWASLRNTSPEIAEAIFEVANYDEKLAEQIWEEGNDEVLVRAFKKTDKDSLFWGEQTIERKNV; translated from the coding sequence ATGCCAACTCAAGAATCCAAAGCTCACCACGTGGGCGAATGGGCAAGTTTACGCAATACCTCTCCGGAGATTGCCGAAGCCATCTTTGAAGTCGCCAATTATGACGAAAAGCTGGCTGAACAGATTTGGGAAGAAGGCAACGATGAAGTGCTGGTTCGCGCCTTCAAAAAAACCGACAAAGACTCGCTGTTCTGGGGCGAGCAAACCATCGAACGTAAAAACGTCTGA
- the rutG gene encoding pyrimidine utilization transport protein G — protein MFGLPHWQLKSTSTEAGVVAPDERLPLGQTMVMGVQHAVAMFGATVLMPMLMGLDPNLAILMSGMGTLLFFFVTGGRVPSYLGSSAAFVGVVIAATGFNGQGINPNLSVALGGIIACGLVYTLTGLVVIKVGTRWIERMMPPVVTGAVVMAIGLNLAPIAVKSVSGSPFESWMAVITVLCIGVVAVFTRGMIQRLLILVGLIAACLVYALLANVLGLGKPVDFTLIHQAAWFGMPHITSPTFNAQAMMLIAPVAVILVAENLGHLKAVAGMTGRNMDPYMGRAFVGDGLATMLSGSVGGSGVTTYAENIGVMAVTKVYSTLVFVAAAVMAMLLGFSPKFGALIHTIPAPVIGGASIVVFGLIAVAGARIWVQNHVDLSQNGNLIMVAVTLVLGAGDFALTLGGFTVGGIGTATFGAILLNALLSRRKRDVPQGKAITPST, from the coding sequence ATGTTCGGACTTCCCCACTGGCAGTTGAAATCGACCTCCACAGAAGCAGGCGTGGTCGCGCCGGATGAAAGGCTCCCGCTCGGGCAGACAATGGTGATGGGCGTGCAGCATGCGGTCGCGATGTTTGGTGCGACGGTGCTGATGCCCATGCTGATGGGGCTGGATCCTAACCTCGCCATTTTGATGTCGGGTATGGGTACCCTGCTGTTCTTTTTTGTCACCGGCGGGCGTGTGCCCAGCTATCTGGGCTCCAGCGCCGCCTTCGTTGGAGTGGTCATTGCAGCGACCGGGTTTAACGGTCAGGGTATTAACCCCAACCTGAGCGTGGCCCTCGGCGGCATTATCGCCTGTGGGCTGGTCTATACCCTGACCGGTCTGGTGGTGATCAAAGTCGGCACACGCTGGATCGAGCGGATGATGCCCCCCGTCGTCACCGGGGCGGTGGTGATGGCGATAGGCCTGAACCTCGCGCCGATTGCGGTGAAGAGCGTTTCCGGCTCACCGTTTGAAAGCTGGATGGCGGTGATTACGGTGCTGTGCATCGGCGTGGTGGCGGTCTTTACGCGCGGCATGATCCAGCGGCTGCTGATCCTGGTCGGGCTGATTGCGGCCTGTCTGGTCTACGCGCTGCTGGCGAACGTGCTCGGCCTCGGCAAACCGGTTGATTTCACACTGATTCATCAGGCCGCCTGGTTCGGCATGCCGCACATAACCTCGCCCACCTTTAACGCTCAGGCGATGATGCTCATCGCGCCTGTCGCGGTGATTCTGGTGGCTGAAAACCTGGGCCATTTGAAAGCCGTAGCGGGAATGACCGGCCGCAATATGGACCCGTATATGGGACGGGCGTTTGTGGGAGACGGTCTGGCGACCATGCTCTCCGGCTCGGTCGGCGGCAGCGGCGTGACGACCTACGCGGAAAACATCGGCGTGATGGCAGTGACCAAAGTCTACTCGACGCTGGTCTTCGTGGCGGCGGCGGTGATGGCGATGCTGCTCGGCTTTTCCCCAAAATTCGGCGCATTGATCCACACCATCCCGGCACCCGTGATTGGCGGCGCCTCGATTGTGGTATTTGGTCTTATTGCCGTCGCGGGGGCACGTATCTGGGTGCAGAATCATGTTGATCTGAGCCAGAATGGTAACCTGATCATGGTGGCGGTGACACTGGTGCTGGGGGCGGGTGATTTCGCCCTGACGCTGGGCGGGTTTACGGTAGGCGGGATTGGCACGGCGACCTTCGGCGCGATCCTGCTCAACGCCCTGCTGAGCCGCCGGAAAAGGGATGTACCGCAAGGAAAAGCCATCACCCCTTCCACCTGA
- the wrbA gene encoding NAD(P)H:quinone oxidoreductase, giving the protein MAKVLVLYYSMYGHIETMAHAVAEGANKVDGVEVVVKRVPETMQAEAFAKAGGKTQNAPVATPQELADYDAIIFGTPTRFGNMSGQMRTFLDQTGGLWASGALYGKLASVFSSTGTGGGQEQTITSTWTTLAHHGMVIVPIGYGAQELFDVSQVRGGTPYGATTIAGGDGSRQPSNEELSIARYQGEYVAGLAKKLNG; this is encoded by the coding sequence ATGGCAAAAGTTCTGGTGCTCTATTATTCCATGTATGGACACATTGAAACCATGGCTCACGCAGTAGCAGAAGGCGCAAACAAAGTAGACGGCGTTGAGGTCGTGGTTAAACGCGTACCGGAAACCATGCAGGCGGAAGCCTTCGCCAAAGCCGGGGGGAAAACACAAAACGCCCCGGTCGCCACCCCGCAGGAGCTCGCGGACTATGATGCCATTATCTTCGGCACCCCGACCCGCTTCGGCAATATGTCCGGCCAGATGCGCACCTTCCTCGACCAGACGGGCGGGCTCTGGGCCTCCGGCGCGTTATACGGCAAGCTGGCCAGCGTGTTCAGCTCTACCGGCACGGGCGGCGGCCAGGAGCAGACGATCACTTCCACCTGGACAACGCTTGCGCATCATGGGATGGTCATTGTGCCGATTGGCTACGGCGCGCAGGAACTGTTTGATGTCTCCCAGGTCCGTGGTGGTACGCCCTATGGCGCAACAACGATTGCCGGTGGGGATGGTTCACGTCAGCCAAGCAATGAAGAACTTTCAATCGCCCGCTATCAGGGTGAATACGTCGCGGGTCTTGCCAAAAAACTGAACGGCTAA
- the rutD gene encoding pyrimidine utilization protein D, translating into MKLSISPPPFAGAPVVVLIAGLGGSGSYWLPQLAVLGQEYQVVCYDQRGTGNNPDTLPEDYTLAHMADELALALAGAGIARYCVVGHALGALVGLRLAIDKPDALTALVCVNGWLTLNAHTRRCFDVRERLLHSGGAQAWVEAQPLFLYPADWMAARAPRLEAEHALALAHFQGKANLLRRLHALKQADFSRHAARVRCPVQIICSTDDLLVPSVCSDELHAALPHARKTVMRQGGHACNVTAPDIFNTLLLNGLASLLHSPESAL; encoded by the coding sequence ATGAAACTGTCCATTTCCCCGCCCCCCTTTGCGGGCGCGCCCGTGGTGGTACTGATTGCCGGGCTCGGCGGCAGCGGGAGCTACTGGCTGCCTCAGCTCGCCGTGCTGGGGCAGGAGTATCAGGTGGTGTGCTACGACCAGCGGGGCACGGGGAATAACCCGGATACCCTGCCGGAAGACTACACCCTCGCACACATGGCCGACGAGCTCGCACTGGCGTTAGCCGGGGCCGGGATCGCCCGTTACTGCGTGGTCGGCCACGCGCTGGGGGCGCTGGTGGGCCTGCGGCTGGCCATCGATAAGCCCGACGCCCTTACCGCGCTGGTCTGCGTCAACGGCTGGCTGACGCTCAATGCCCATACCCGACGCTGTTTTGACGTTCGCGAACGTCTGCTGCATTCGGGCGGCGCGCAGGCGTGGGTAGAGGCACAGCCGTTGTTCCTCTACCCGGCAGACTGGATGGCCGCCCGCGCCCCGCGGCTGGAGGCCGAGCACGCGCTGGCGCTGGCCCATTTTCAGGGCAAAGCCAATCTGCTGCGCAGGCTGCATGCCCTGAAACAGGCCGATTTCAGCCGCCACGCTGCACGCGTTCGCTGCCCCGTGCAGATTATCTGTTCCACCGACGATCTGCTGGTGCCGTCCGTCTGTTCTGATGAACTGCACGCCGCACTCCCGCACGCCCGCAAAACGGTCATGCGCCAGGGCGGGCATGCCTGCAACGTGACCGCGCCGGACATCTTTAACACTCTGCTGCTGAACGGGCTTGCCAGCCTGCTGCACAGCCCAGAATCCGCTTTGTAA
- a CDS encoding general stress protein, whose product MANHRGGSGNFAEDRERASEAGRKGGQSSGGNFKNDPQRASEAGKKGGKNSHGSNK is encoded by the coding sequence ATGGCAAACCATCGTGGTGGTTCAGGTAATTTCGCTGAAGACCGTGAAAGAGCATCAGAAGCAGGTCGTAAAGGTGGCCAGTCTAGCGGGGGCAACTTTAAAAACGACCCTCAGCGCGCATCAGAGGCTGGTAAAAAAGGGGGTAAAAATAGCCACGGCAGCAACAAGTAG
- the rutC gene encoding pyrimidine utilization protein C, giving the protein MPKSVIIPPGTSTPIAPFVPGTLADGVVYVSGTLPFDKDNNVVFINDPKGQTRHVLETIKTVIETAGGTMEDVTFNSIFITDWKNYAAINEIYAEFFPGDKPARFCIQCGLVKPEALVEIATVAHIAK; this is encoded by the coding sequence ATGCCGAAATCCGTGATTATTCCGCCGGGCACCAGCACCCCGATTGCCCCCTTCGTTCCCGGCACCCTCGCCGACGGCGTGGTGTATGTCTCGGGCACGCTGCCGTTTGATAAAGACAACAACGTGGTGTTTATCAACGACCCAAAGGGGCAAACCCGCCACGTGCTGGAGACGATCAAAACCGTGATCGAAACGGCGGGTGGTACGATGGAGGACGTGACCTTCAACAGCATCTTTATCACCGACTGGAAAAACTACGCCGCGATTAACGAAATCTACGCGGAGTTTTTCCCCGGCGATAAACCGGCGCGGTTTTGCATCCAGTGCGGGCTGGTAAAGCCCGAAGCGCTGGTTGAAATTGCCACCGTTGCGCACATCGCGAAGTGA
- the rutB gene encoding pyrimidine utilization protein B, protein MTTLNARPEAITFDAQRSALIVVDMQNAYASKGGYLDLAGFDVSTTQPVIENIKTAVHAARAAGMLIVWFQNGWDDQYVEAGGPGSPNFHKSNALKTMRQRPELQGTLLAKGGWDYQLVDELVPEASDIVLPKPRYSGFFNTPLDSLLRSRGIRHLVFTGIATNVCVESTLRDGFFLEYFGVVLEDATHQAGPDFAQKAALFNIETFFGWVSNVNDFCDALNPPLARIA, encoded by the coding sequence ATGACGACCCTCAACGCTCGCCCGGAAGCCATTACCTTTGACGCGCAGCGCAGCGCGCTGATCGTGGTGGATATGCAAAACGCCTATGCCAGTAAAGGCGGGTATCTGGATCTGGCCGGGTTTGACGTCTCCACCACGCAGCCGGTGATTGAGAACATCAAAACCGCCGTGCACGCTGCGCGCGCTGCGGGCATGCTCATCGTCTGGTTCCAGAACGGCTGGGACGACCAGTACGTCGAAGCTGGTGGTCCCGGCTCCCCCAACTTTCACAAATCCAACGCCCTGAAAACCATGCGCCAACGGCCAGAACTCCAGGGCACGCTGCTGGCGAAAGGCGGCTGGGATTATCAGCTGGTGGATGAGCTGGTACCGGAAGCCAGCGATATCGTACTGCCGAAACCGCGCTACAGCGGCTTTTTCAATACCCCGCTCGACAGCCTGCTGCGCAGCCGGGGCATTCGTCATCTGGTCTTTACGGGCATTGCCACCAACGTCTGCGTGGAGTCGACCCTGCGCGACGGCTTTTTCCTCGAGTATTTTGGCGTGGTGCTGGAAGACGCTACCCATCAGGCCGGGCCGGATTTTGCCCAGAAAGCCGCCCTGTTCAATATCGAAACCTTTTTTGGCTGGGTCAGTAACGTCAATGATTTCTGCGACGCGCTGAATCCCCCGCTCGCCCGCATCGCCTGA
- the rutF gene encoding NADH-dependent FMN reductase RutF, translating to MTTPDQQTFRDAMACVGAAVNIITTDGPAGMAGFTASAVCSVTDTPPTLLVCLNRGASVWPIFSENRTLCVNTLSAGQEPLSNLFGGKTPMADRFAAARWQTGDTGCPRLENALASFDCRISQVVSVGTHDILFCDIVSIVRHPAPQGLVWFDRGYHALMRPAC from the coding sequence ATGACGACACCCGATCAACAAACGTTCCGTGATGCCATGGCCTGCGTCGGTGCGGCGGTCAATATCATCACCACCGACGGCCCGGCGGGAATGGCGGGCTTTACCGCAAGCGCGGTATGCAGCGTAACCGATACCCCGCCCACTCTGCTGGTGTGCCTCAACCGCGGCGCGTCGGTCTGGCCGATTTTCAGCGAGAACCGCACCCTGTGCGTTAACACGCTGAGTGCCGGACAGGAGCCTTTATCCAACCTGTTTGGCGGGAAAACGCCGATGGCGGACCGCTTTGCCGCTGCCCGCTGGCAGACAGGCGACACGGGCTGCCCGCGTCTGGAAAATGCGCTGGCCTCGTTCGACTGCCGCATCAGCCAGGTGGTGAGCGTTGGCACTCACGACATTCTGTTTTGCGACATCGTATCCATCGTACGCCACCCGGCGCCGCAAGGGCTGGTGTGGTTCGACCGCGGCTATCACGCACTTATGCGACCCGCCTGTTAA
- a CDS encoding malonic semialdehyde reductase, giving the protein MSEAITPAALETLFTGARTHNGWLDIPVSDETLHEIYDLMKWGPTSANCSPARIVFVRSPEGKEKLRPALSSGNLEKTLTAPVTAIVAWDSEFYERLPELFPHGDARSWFTASPALAEETAFRNSSMQAAFLIFACRALGLDTGPMSGFDREKVDAAFFTGTLLKSNLLINIGYGDTTKLYGRLPRLAFDDACGLA; this is encoded by the coding sequence ATGAGCGAAGCCATCACGCCCGCCGCGCTGGAAACGCTGTTTACCGGCGCACGTACCCATAACGGCTGGCTGGATATACCGGTCAGTGACGAGACGCTGCACGAGATTTATGACCTGATGAAATGGGGGCCGACGTCCGCCAACTGCTCCCCGGCGCGCATTGTGTTTGTGCGAAGCCCGGAAGGAAAAGAAAAGCTGCGCCCGGCGCTCTCCAGCGGCAACCTTGAGAAAACGCTCACTGCCCCGGTCACGGCGATTGTCGCCTGGGACAGCGAGTTTTATGAGCGCCTGCCTGAACTGTTCCCGCACGGCGATGCCAGAAGCTGGTTTACCGCAAGCCCCGCGCTGGCGGAAGAAACCGCCTTTCGCAACAGCTCAATGCAGGCCGCGTTCCTGATTTTCGCCTGCCGCGCGCTCGGGCTCGACACCGGGCCGATGTCCGGTTTTGACCGGGAAAAAGTGGACGCGGCCTTTTTCACGGGCACGCTGCTTAAAAGCAATCTGCTGATCAACATCGGCTACGGCGATACGACCAAACTGTACGGACGCCTGCCGCGTCTGGCCTTTGACGATGCCTGCGGGCTGGCGTAA
- a CDS encoding DMT family transporter yields MSVSRFTFSIKPQEAILILITMFWGGTFLAVQYAVTMSDPFFFVGLRFATAAVAVALISLKTLRGLTLRELKAGVAIGVAIAMGYSLQTWGLQSISSSKSAFITAMYVPLVPLLQWLCLGRMPGLMSCIGIVLAFIGLILLAGPENNLLALGPGEIITLVGAVAIAAEIILISAWAGKVDVKRVTVVQLATASLVAFATMVPAGESVPPMSTGLIVVALGLGIFSAIIQVTMNWAQRSVSPTRATVIYTGEPVWAGIFGRLAGERLPLLALVGAAFIIAGVLVSELKLKKRRKATAGLSAEQGADS; encoded by the coding sequence ATGTCCGTTTCCCGTTTTACCTTCTCCATTAAGCCTCAGGAAGCGATCCTGATTTTGATCACCATGTTCTGGGGCGGAACCTTTCTTGCCGTTCAGTACGCGGTCACGATGAGCGATCCGTTTTTCTTTGTAGGGCTGCGTTTTGCAACCGCGGCGGTTGCCGTGGCGCTTATTTCACTGAAAACCCTGCGCGGATTGACCCTGAGAGAGCTTAAAGCGGGTGTCGCCATTGGCGTGGCGATTGCCATGGGTTACAGCCTGCAAACGTGGGGGCTCCAGTCTATCTCCAGCAGTAAATCCGCCTTCATCACCGCCATGTACGTACCGCTGGTGCCGCTGTTGCAGTGGCTGTGCCTCGGCAGAATGCCGGGCCTGATGTCGTGCATTGGCATCGTGCTGGCGTTCATCGGCCTTATTTTATTAGCCGGGCCGGAAAATAATCTGCTGGCGCTGGGGCCGGGGGAGATCATCACTCTGGTGGGGGCCGTCGCCATTGCGGCAGAAATTATTCTGATTAGCGCCTGGGCAGGAAAAGTGGACGTCAAGCGGGTGACGGTGGTGCAGCTTGCCACCGCGTCGCTGGTGGCGTTCGCGACGATGGTGCCGGCAGGGGAGTCCGTCCCGCCGATGTCTACCGGGCTTATCGTCGTGGCGCTGGGGCTGGGCATTTTCAGCGCCATTATCCAGGTTACCATGAACTGGGCGCAGCGCAGCGTATCCCCGACACGGGCGACGGTCATTTACACCGGTGAACCGGTGTGGGCGGGTATTTTCGGGCGACTCGCCGGGGAGCGTCTGCCGCTGCTGGCGCTGGTGGGCGCGGCATTTATTATCGCCGGGGTGCTGGTGAGCGAGTTGAAGTTAAAAAAACGACGTAAGGCGACTGCCGGATTGAGCGCTGAACAAGGGGCAGATAGCTAA